A genomic stretch from Burkholderia pyrrocinia includes:
- a CDS encoding cytochrome C assembly family protein, with the protein MDIVLYALTAFLYGGLAVAGWRTHRQGATPLVASVPAVPVPASAASGMSGAGRALLFAALVAHGVLLHMTIFPNDAMVFGFAFALSAMFWLGAGIYWIESFFFPLDSLRLLVLPLACGASLLPLVFGGVRVLPYAAAPLFKLHFLIANIAYGLFAIAALHAILMLMVERRLQSLRNGGRDGSTGWIASWLETLPPLLTLEKLLFRLIGAGFVLLTLTLASGILFSEQVDARALRLDHKTVFAILSWLMFGGLLVARKTSGWRGRGAARWVLVSFAALLLAYVGSRFVFEVLLHRSVV; encoded by the coding sequence ATGGATATTGTACTGTATGCCCTCACCGCATTCCTGTACGGCGGCCTCGCCGTCGCAGGCTGGCGCACGCACCGCCAGGGTGCGACGCCGCTCGTCGCGAGCGTGCCGGCCGTGCCGGTTCCCGCGTCCGCCGCGTCCGGGATGAGCGGGGCCGGCCGCGCGCTGCTGTTCGCCGCGCTCGTCGCGCACGGCGTGCTGCTCCACATGACGATTTTTCCGAACGACGCGATGGTGTTCGGCTTCGCGTTCGCGCTGTCCGCGATGTTCTGGCTCGGCGCCGGCATCTACTGGATCGAGAGCTTTTTCTTCCCGCTCGACAGCCTGCGCCTGCTGGTACTGCCGCTCGCGTGCGGCGCGTCGCTGCTGCCGCTGGTGTTCGGCGGCGTGCGGGTGCTGCCTTATGCCGCAGCGCCGCTGTTCAAGCTGCACTTCCTGATCGCGAACATCGCGTACGGCCTGTTCGCGATCGCGGCGCTGCACGCGATCCTGATGCTGATGGTCGAGCGGCGCCTGCAGTCGCTGCGCAACGGCGGGCGCGACGGCTCGACCGGCTGGATCGCGAGCTGGCTCGAAACGCTGCCGCCGCTGCTCACGCTCGAGAAGCTGCTGTTCCGCCTGATCGGCGCCGGCTTCGTGCTGCTCACGCTGACGCTCGCGTCGGGCATCCTGTTCAGCGAGCAGGTCGACGCGCGCGCGCTGCGGCTCGACCACAAGACCGTGTTCGCGATCCTGTCGTGGCTGATGTTCGGCGGCCTGCTGGTCGCCCGCAAGACATCGGGCTGGCGCGGGCGCGGCGCCGCGCGCTGGGTGCTCGTGTCGTTCGCCGCGCTGCTGCTCGCGTATGTCGGCAGCCGGTTCGTTTTCGAGGTGCTGCTGCACCGTTCCGTGGTTTGA
- a CDS encoding PP0621 family protein: MRQILLLILLFFAGSWLARKLRQAQEHAQARTGRGAGDGGAPGAGAARPNGDTRSLPEPMVRCAECGVHAPKGDAVAAGGEYFCSAEHAQRHAARASGHDAR, from the coding sequence ATGCGACAGATTCTTCTCCTGATTCTTCTCTTCTTCGCCGGTTCGTGGCTCGCACGCAAGCTGCGCCAGGCCCAGGAGCACGCGCAGGCACGCACCGGCCGCGGCGCGGGTGACGGCGGCGCGCCGGGTGCCGGCGCTGCGCGCCCGAACGGCGACACGCGGTCGCTGCCCGAGCCGATGGTGCGCTGCGCCGAATGCGGCGTGCATGCGCCGAAGGGCGACGCCGTCGCCGCGGGCGGCGAATACTTCTGCAGCGCCGAGCACGCACAGCGCCACGCCGCGCGCGCGAGCGGTCACGACGCACGATGA
- the ampD gene encoding 1,6-anhydro-N-acetylmuramyl-L-alanine amidase AmpD: MSGAPPLSVDANGWVREARHAPSPNFEARPAGAVPTLVVVHNISLPPGEFGGDAIEALFLNRLDCDAHPYYQSHLRGVRVSAHFLIRRSGELVQFVSCDERAWHAGSSEFFGRARCNDFSIGIELEGADDVPFDDAQYAMLAALSRALAARYPVDAFAGHSDVAPGRKTDPGPHFDWQRFASDAGFSAGYFPFRQY, translated from the coding sequence ATGAGCGGCGCGCCGCCGTTGTCGGTCGACGCGAACGGCTGGGTGCGCGAAGCGCGCCATGCGCCGTCGCCGAACTTCGAGGCGCGGCCCGCGGGTGCGGTGCCGACGCTCGTGGTCGTCCACAACATCAGCCTGCCGCCCGGCGAATTCGGCGGCGACGCGATCGAGGCGCTGTTCCTGAATCGCCTCGACTGCGATGCGCACCCCTATTACCAGAGTCATCTGCGCGGGGTGCGCGTGTCCGCGCACTTCCTGATCCGCCGCAGCGGTGAGCTCGTGCAGTTCGTGTCGTGCGACGAGCGCGCGTGGCACGCGGGCTCGTCCGAGTTCTTCGGTAGGGCGCGCTGCAACGATTTCTCGATCGGCATCGAGCTCGAAGGCGCGGACGACGTGCCGTTCGACGACGCGCAGTACGCGATGCTCGCCGCGCTCTCGCGCGCGCTCGCCGCACGTTATCCGGTCGACGCATTCGCGGGGCACTCGGACGTCGCGCCGGGTCGCAAGACCGACCCGGGCCCGCATTTCGATTGGCAACGCTTCGCGAGCGATGCCGGTTTTTCCGCCGGATACTTTCCTTTCCGTCAGTACTGA
- a CDS encoding ribonucleoside-diphosphate reductase subunit alpha gives MQTTDNATSQYESASSRPLGGTEQGAQALAPQATFADYKVIRRNGSVVSFEPSKIAIAVTKAFLAVNGGQGAASARVREQVEQLTHNVVRALVRSRPNGGTFHIEDIQDQVELALMRGGEHNVARAYVLYREKRHLERQHAGEEAAAAGGESSTGINVVDNGVSRPLDMNALRALIVSSCDGLGAAVNPEPIVAETVKNLYDGVPMSQVYDSAILAARTMIEKDPAYSQVTARILLHTIRREILGEEVVQAEMSARYAEYFPQFLKRGVDAGLLDDKLLQFDLKRLGEALDANRDLQFGYLGLQTLYDRYFLHVDGTRIEMPQAFFMRVAMGLSLNEIDRETRAIEFYNVLSSFDFMSSTPTLFNSGTHRSQLSSCYLTTVADDLDGIYEALKENALLSKFAGGLGNDWTRVRALGSHIKGTNGKSQGVVPFLKVVNDTAVAVNQGGKRKGAVCAYLESWHLDIEEFLELRKNTGDDRRRTHDMNTANWIPDLFMKRVMEGADWTLFSPSTCPDLHDKFGADFEKAYTAYEEKVARGEIKLFKKIPAQQLWRKMLGMLFETGHPWITFKDPCNIRSPQQHVGVVHSSNLCTEITLNTSDTEIAVCNLGSVNLLAHLVKQADGSYALDHDKLKRTISVAMRMLDNVIDINYYAVPKARNSNLKHRPVGMGIMGFQDCLHLLRTPYASEAAVEFADRSMEAVCYYAYYASTELAEERGRYSSYRGSLWDRGILPQDTLKLLTEARGGYVEVDTSESLDWTTLRSRIAAHGMRNSNCVAIAPTATISNIIGVSACIEPTFQNLYVKSNLSGEFTVVNEFLVRDLKERGLWDEVMVADLKYFDGMLSRIDRIPADLRAIYATAFEVDPTWLVEAASRRQKWIDQAQSLNIYMGGASGKKLDEVYKLAWLRGLKTTYYLRTMAATHVEKSTVAHGALNAVPTGGSSSGGAQGAAGGFGAAGGDASSGAIGAAAALAPVEADGPVCTMRPGDPGFDECEACQ, from the coding sequence ATGCAAACCACCGACAACGCGACGTCCCAGTACGAGAGCGCCTCGAGCCGTCCGCTCGGCGGGACCGAACAGGGCGCGCAAGCGCTCGCGCCGCAAGCCACGTTCGCCGACTACAAGGTGATCCGCCGCAACGGCAGCGTGGTGTCGTTCGAGCCTTCGAAGATCGCGATCGCGGTGACCAAGGCTTTCCTGGCCGTCAACGGCGGGCAGGGCGCGGCATCGGCGCGCGTGCGCGAGCAGGTCGAACAGCTGACGCACAACGTGGTGCGCGCGCTCGTGCGCAGCCGCCCGAACGGCGGTACGTTCCATATCGAAGACATCCAGGACCAGGTCGAACTCGCGCTGATGCGCGGCGGCGAGCACAACGTCGCGCGTGCGTACGTGCTGTATCGCGAGAAGCGTCACCTCGAGCGCCAGCATGCGGGCGAGGAGGCAGCGGCGGCAGGCGGCGAGTCGAGCACCGGCATCAACGTCGTCGACAACGGCGTCTCGCGTCCGCTCGACATGAACGCGCTGCGCGCGCTGATCGTGTCGTCGTGCGATGGCCTCGGCGCTGCGGTTAACCCTGAGCCGATCGTCGCGGAGACGGTGAAGAACCTGTACGACGGCGTGCCGATGAGCCAGGTCTACGACTCGGCGATCCTCGCTGCGCGCACGATGATCGAGAAGGACCCGGCATACAGCCAGGTCACGGCCCGCATCCTGCTGCACACGATCCGTCGCGAGATCCTCGGCGAGGAAGTGGTGCAGGCCGAGATGTCGGCCCGCTACGCGGAATACTTCCCGCAGTTCCTGAAGCGCGGCGTCGACGCCGGCCTGCTCGACGACAAGCTGCTGCAGTTCGACCTGAAGCGCCTCGGTGAAGCGCTCGACGCGAACCGCGACCTGCAGTTCGGCTACCTCGGCCTGCAGACGCTGTACGACCGCTACTTCCTGCACGTCGACGGCACCCGCATCGAAATGCCGCAGGCATTCTTCATGCGCGTCGCGATGGGCCTGTCGCTGAACGAGATCGACCGCGAAACGCGCGCGATCGAGTTCTACAACGTGCTGTCGAGCTTCGACTTCATGAGCTCGACGCCGACGCTGTTCAACTCGGGCACGCACCGCTCGCAGCTGTCGTCGTGCTACCTGACGACGGTCGCGGACGATCTCGACGGCATCTATGAAGCGCTGAAGGAAAACGCGCTGCTGTCGAAGTTCGCAGGCGGTCTCGGCAACGACTGGACGCGCGTGCGCGCACTCGGCTCGCATATCAAGGGCACGAACGGCAAGTCGCAAGGCGTGGTCCCGTTCCTGAAGGTCGTGAACGACACGGCCGTTGCGGTCAACCAGGGCGGCAAGCGCAAGGGCGCGGTCTGCGCGTACCTCGAATCCTGGCACCTCGACATCGAGGAATTCCTCGAGCTGCGCAAGAACACGGGCGACGATCGCCGCCGTACGCACGACATGAACACGGCGAACTGGATTCCCGACCTGTTCATGAAGCGCGTGATGGAAGGCGCCGACTGGACGCTGTTCTCGCCGTCGACCTGCCCGGACCTGCACGACAAGTTCGGTGCCGATTTCGAGAAGGCTTACACGGCTTACGAAGAGAAGGTCGCGCGCGGCGAGATCAAGCTGTTCAAGAAGATCCCGGCGCAGCAGCTCTGGCGCAAGATGCTCGGCATGCTGTTCGAGACGGGCCACCCGTGGATCACGTTCAAGGATCCGTGCAACATCCGCTCGCCGCAGCAGCACGTCGGCGTCGTCCACTCGTCGAACCTGTGCACGGAAATCACGCTGAACACGAGCGACACCGAAATCGCGGTGTGCAACCTCGGCTCCGTGAACCTGCTCGCACACCTGGTGAAGCAGGCCGACGGCAGCTACGCGCTCGACCACGACAAGCTGAAGCGCACGATCAGCGTCGCGATGCGCATGCTCGACAACGTGATCGACATCAACTACTACGCGGTGCCGAAGGCGCGTAACTCGAACCTGAAGCACCGCCCGGTCGGCATGGGCATCATGGGCTTCCAGGACTGCCTGCACCTGCTGCGCACGCCGTACGCGTCGGAAGCGGCGGTCGAGTTCGCCGATCGCTCGATGGAAGCGGTCTGCTACTACGCGTACTACGCGTCGACCGAGCTGGCCGAAGAGCGCGGCCGCTACTCGAGCTACCGCGGCTCGCTGTGGGATCGCGGCATCCTCCCGCAGGACACGCTGAAGCTGCTGACGGAAGCGCGCGGCGGCTACGTCGAGGTCGACACGTCCGAGTCGCTCGACTGGACGACGCTGCGTTCGCGGATCGCCGCGCACGGCATGCGCAACTCGAACTGCGTCGCGATCGCGCCGACGGCGACGATCTCGAACATCATCGGCGTGTCGGCGTGCATCGAGCCGACCTTCCAGAACCTGTACGTGAAGTCGAACCTGTCGGGCGAATTCACGGTGGTGAACGAGTTCCTCGTTCGCGACCTGAAGGAACGCGGCCTGTGGGACGAAGTGATGGTCGCCGACCTGAAGTACTTCGACGGCATGCTGTCGCGCATCGACCGCATCCCGGCCGACCTGCGCGCGATCTACGCGACCGCGTTCGAAGTCGATCCGACGTGGCTGGTCGAAGCCGCATCGCGTCGCCAGAAGTGGATCGACCAGGCGCAGTCGCTGAACATCTACATGGGCGGCGCGTCGGGCAAGAAGCTCGACGAGGTCTACAAGCTCGCGTGGCTGCGCGGCCTGAAGACGACCTACTACCTCCGCACGATGGCGGCGACGCACGTCGAGAAGTCGACGGTCGCACACGGCGCGCTGAACGCGGTGCCGACGGGTGGTTCGAGCAGCGGCGGCGCGCAAGGCGCGGCAGGCGGCTTCGGTGCGGCAGGCGGCGATGCGTCGTCGGGCGCGATCGGCGCAGCGGCGGCACTCGCGCCGGTCGAGGCCGACGGTCCGGTGTGCACGATGCGTCCGGGCGATCCGGGCTTCGACGAATGCGAAGCGTGCCAGTAA
- a CDS encoding ribonucleotide-diphosphate reductase subunit beta, with translation MLNWDDEKTAVTPASGAQHNAMRAPAGVAVGMQAASPAAHQVRDIFEGDLAVPPQASAVPAGGSEARVNVADKRIINGQTDVNQLVPFKYKWAWEKYLAGCANHWMPQEINMSRDIALWKDPNGLTEDERRIVKRNLGFFVTADSLAANNIVLGTYRHITAPECRQFLLRQAFEEAIHTHAYQYIVESLGLDEGEIFNAYHEVASIRAKDEFLIPFIHTLTDPAFKTGTLEADQKLLKSLIVFACIMEGLFFYVGFTQILALGRQNKMTGAAEQYQYILRDESMHCNFGIDLINQIKLENPHLWTAEFRAEIRELFKQAVELEYRYAEDTMPRGVLGLNASMFKSYLRFISNRRCQQIGLDPLYPNEENPFPWMSEMIDLKKERNFFETRVIEYQTGGALSWE, from the coding sequence ATGCTCAACTGGGATGACGAGAAGACTGCCGTAACTCCCGCGAGCGGAGCGCAGCACAATGCGATGCGCGCCCCCGCAGGAGTGGCTGTCGGAATGCAGGCTGCGTCGCCTGCCGCCCATCAGGTCCGCGACATTTTCGAAGGCGATCTTGCGGTGCCGCCGCAAGCATCGGCTGTTCCCGCCGGCGGTTCGGAAGCGCGGGTCAATGTCGCCGACAAGCGCATCATCAACGGCCAGACTGACGTCAATCAGCTGGTGCCGTTCAAATACAAGTGGGCGTGGGAAAAGTATCTGGCCGGTTGCGCGAACCACTGGATGCCGCAGGAAATCAACATGTCCCGCGACATCGCTCTGTGGAAGGACCCGAACGGTCTGACCGAGGACGAGCGCCGCATCGTGAAGCGCAACCTCGGCTTCTTCGTGACGGCCGATTCGCTCGCGGCGAACAACATCGTGCTCGGCACGTACCGCCACATCACGGCGCCCGAGTGCCGGCAGTTCCTGCTGCGCCAGGCGTTCGAAGAGGCAATCCACACGCACGCATATCAATATATTGTCGAATCGCTCGGTCTCGACGAAGGCGAGATCTTCAACGCGTACCACGAGGTCGCGTCGATCCGCGCGAAGGACGAATTCCTGATCCCGTTCATCCACACGCTGACGGACCCGGCCTTCAAGACCGGCACGCTCGAAGCGGATCAGAAGCTGCTGAAGTCGCTGATCGTGTTCGCCTGCATCATGGAAGGCCTGTTCTTCTATGTCGGGTTCACGCAGATCCTCGCACTCGGCCGCCAGAACAAGATGACGGGTGCTGCAGAGCAATATCAGTACATCCTGCGCGACGAGTCGATGCACTGCAACTTCGGCATCGACCTGATCAACCAGATCAAGCTCGAGAACCCGCATCTCTGGACCGCGGAATTCCGCGCCGAGATTCGCGAGCTGTTCAAGCAGGCTGTCGAACTCGAATACCGCTACGCCGAGGACACGATGCCGCGCGGCGTGCTGGGTTTGAACGCGTCGATGTTCAAGAGCTATCTGCGCTTCATCAGCAACCGCCGTTGCCAGCAGATCGGCCTCGATCCGCTGTACCCGAACGAGGAAAACCCGTTCCCGTGGATGAGCGAGATGATCGACCTGAAGAAGGAGCGCAACTTCTTCGAGACGCGTGTGATCGAGTATCAGACGGGGGGCGCGCTGTCCTGGGAATAA
- a CDS encoding histone H1-like DNA-binding protein: MATAKKKPAAKKVAAKKTVAKKAAAPAKKAAAVKKVAAKKVAVKKVAAKKAAPAKKAAAKKVAAKKVATKKVAAKKVAAKKVAVKKVAAKKAAPAKKAAAKKVAAKKVAVKKVAAKKAAPAKKAAAKKAAPAKKAAAKKAAPAKKAAAKKAAPAKKAAPAAKKAAAPAKKAAAPKKAVVKKAAPATTASTASVAPASGVKTALNPAAAWPFPTGSRP, encoded by the coding sequence ATGGCTACCGCCAAGAAGAAACCGGCTGCTAAGAAAGTTGCTGCCAAGAAGACCGTCGCGAAGAAGGCCGCTGCTCCGGCGAAGAAGGCCGCTGCAGTGAAGAAGGTTGCTGCGAAGAAGGTCGCGGTGAAGAAGGTTGCCGCGAAGAAGGCAGCACCGGCGAAGAAGGCCGCTGCGAAGAAGGTTGCGGCAAAGAAGGTCGCAACGAAGAAGGTTGCAGCCAAGAAGGTCGCAGCGAAGAAAGTCGCAGTGAAGAAGGTTGCTGCGAAGAAGGCAGCGCCGGCCAAGAAGGCCGCTGCGAAGAAGGTTGCAGCCAAGAAAGTCGCAGTGAAGAAGGTTGCTGCGAAGAAGGCCGCACCGGCCAAGAAGGCTGCTGCCAAGAAGGCCGCGCCTGCGAAGAAGGCTGCTGCCAAGAAGGCTGCGCCTGCGAAGAAGGCCGCTGCGAAGAAGGCTGCACCCGCCAAGAAGGCTGCCCCTGCTGCGAAGAAGGCTGCCGCTCCGGCGAAGAAGGCTGCTGCTCCGAAGAAGGCCGTCGTGAAGAAGGCTGCACCGGCAACGACCGCGTCGACCGCATCGGTTGCGCCGGCATCGGGCGTGAAGACCGCGCTCAACCCGGCAGCGGCATGGCCGTTCCCGACCGGCAGCCGTCCGTAA
- a CDS encoding glycine zipper 2TM domain-containing protein: MLTKKNLTLAAMLTATLTLAGCFTAPGSADVYSVGQAQREQTVRMGTVESVRAVRIQSDGGGSAIGTLGGGALGAVAGSAIGGGKGSILTAIAGGLVGAVAGNAVGENLSTANGVEITVRLDNGDLRSITQAASGEAFRAGERVRLLSSGGVTRVTH; the protein is encoded by the coding sequence ATGTTGACGAAAAAAAACCTCACGCTCGCGGCCATGCTGACTGCCACGCTGACCCTCGCCGGCTGCTTCACGGCACCCGGTTCGGCAGATGTCTATAGCGTCGGCCAGGCGCAGCGCGAACAGACGGTCCGCATGGGCACGGTCGAAAGCGTCCGTGCGGTTCGCATCCAGTCCGACGGCGGCGGCAGCGCGATCGGCACGCTCGGCGGCGGCGCACTCGGCGCGGTCGCAGGCAGCGCGATCGGCGGCGGCAAGGGATCGATCCTGACGGCAATCGCCGGCGGTCTCGTCGGTGCGGTCGCGGGCAACGCGGTCGGCGAAAACCTCAGCACGGCGAACGGTGTCGAAATCACCGTGCGCCTCGACAACGGCGACCTGCGCTCGATCACGCAGGCAGCAAGCGGCGAAGCGTTCCGCGCCGGCGAGCGTGTGCGGCTGCTGTCGAGCGGCGGCGTCACGCGCGTCACGCACTAA